The following coding sequences lie in one Vanessa tameamea isolate UH-Manoa-2023 chromosome 17, ilVanTame1 primary haplotype, whole genome shotgun sequence genomic window:
- the LOC113400514 gene encoding SET domain-containing protein SmydA-8 has product MDYIRREIPVCEVCQRPANQTCGGCKLVYYCSKAHQKHGWKEGHKLKCCAYKINYSEELGRHMVATRDIQQGEIILKEKPAVSGPKMSCTAHCLSCGVKLQPIQKDDQLDFYKCSSCNWPMCDVVCEKSEVHREECKAMSRKNYKCNIKYETPEKTEAAYCVIAPMRVLLMKESNPRQYENIMSLESHLKDRINTPLYLVLKANLVTFVIQVLGLSFDEETILKVSSIFDTNSFDVRCPDGSKRLRAIYVTASMMNHNCRPNTRHIYIGDDNILALIATVPISKGELITATYTQSLYGTLDRRKHIKINKCFDCECERCKDPTEFGTYLGNIYCSVCNSSSIDLVSEKNGMLVSTNPLDETAPWKCEKCGYCIQSRQMFWGNNALKQEINALNKSGPKVFEEFIDKYKATLHPTNHLVIQAKLALMQIYGNYKGYTLTELPDYLLTRKIDLCHDLLEVADKLESGWTRFRGTILLELQGAMAMQTKREFEDDKLTKAGAQDQLMESMVLLQEATNILRIEPHMKEILETKVQDLSNLLDSTNV; this is encoded by the exons atggatTATATCAGGCGCGAAATACCAGTCTGCGAAGTTTGCCAACGGCCAGCCAACCAAACATGCGGAGGATGCAAGCTAGTATATTACTGTTCAAAGGCTCACCAAAAACATGGCTGGAAAGAAGGCCACAAATTAAAATGCTGCGCTTACAAGATTAATTACTCGGAAGAATTAGGAAGACATATGGTAGCTACAAGAGATATTCAGCAAGGTGAAATAATATTGAAGGAAAAACCGGCCGTGAGTGGTCCAAAGATGTCCTGCACAGCACATTGCTTGTCTTGTGGCGTAAAGCTTCAACCAATACAGAAAGACGATCAATTAGATTTCTACAAGTGTTCCTCGTGCAATTGGCCCATGTGTGATGTTGTTTGTGAAAAATCTGAAGTGCACAGAGAAGAGTGCAAAGCTATGTCAAGGAAAAATTACAAATGCAACATCAAATATGAGACTCCTGAAAAAACGGAAGCGGCGTATTGCGTTATTGCACCAATGAGAGTGTTGTTGATGAAAGAAAGTAATCCACGTCAATATGAAAACATAATGAGCCTGGAATCTCATTTGAAGGATAGAATAAACACACCTTTATATCTCGTATTAAAGGCCAACCTTGTCACTTTTGTCATTCAAGTGCTTGGACTGTCGTTTGATGAGGAAACTATTTTGAAAGTGTCGTCGATATTTGACACTAACTCCTTTGATGTAAGATGTCCGGATGGTTCCAAAAGGTTACGTGCTATTTACGTGACAGCGTCGATGATGAACCATAACTGCAGACCTAATACGCGGCATATTTATATAGGtgatgataatattttagctCTCATTGCCACTGTGCCTATTTCCAAAGGCGAATTAATAACTGCAACATACACACAGTCACTATACGGAACATTAGATAgaagaaaacatataaaaattaacaagtgTTTCGATTGTGAATGTGAAAGATGTAAAGATCCAACTGAATTCGGTACATATCTGGGCAATATTTATTGTTCCGTTTGTAACAGTTCCAGCATAGATCTAGTGTCAGAAAAAAATGGTATGTTAGTTTCAACAAATCCTCTAGATGAGACAGCGCCTTGGAAATGCGAAAAATGTGGATACTGCATACAGAGCAGGCAAATGTTCTGGGGCAATAATGCgttaaaacaagaaataaatgcACTTAACAAGTCAGGTCCCAAAGTATTCGAAGAATTTATAGATAAGTATAAAGCGACACTTCATCCCACAAATCATTTGGTGATTCAAGCTAAATTAGCGCTGATGCAGATTTATGGAAactataaaggatatactttaACAG AGCTTCCAGATTATCTACTAACGCGTAAAATAGATCTTTGCCATGACCTCCTGGAAGTCGCTGATAAACTCGAGTCAGGGTGGACAAGGTTTCGCGGCACTATATTGCTAGAACTACAAGGTGCCATGGCAATGCAAACCAAGAGAGAGTTTGAAGATGATAAGCTAACGAAAGCAGGAGCTCAG